A portion of the Drosophila innubila isolate TH190305 chromosome 3L unlocalized genomic scaffold, UK_Dinn_1.0 0_D_3L, whole genome shotgun sequence genome contains these proteins:
- the LOC117788200 gene encoding protein alan shepard isoform X4: MGPNGTVQNQNQQGGEQLSKTNLYIRGLQQGTTDKDLVNMCAQYGTIISTKAILDKTTNKCKGYGFVDFEQPAYAEGAVKGLQAKGVQAQMAKVGIWVLHRPAIQQEQDPTNLYIANLPPHFKETDLEAMLAKYGQVVSTRILRDQQMNSKGVGFARMESREKCEQIIQIFNGNTIPGAKDPLLVKFADGGPKKKNLFKTPDPNARAWREVSAEGIPVTYDPSMQQNGVSVNVGTPIGMPYSRFGAPQVGGYPVAGSQWIPGYMMTQPITQVDDQYSSSALQYMQMAAAPQLGVTSYKPDAVNQVQPRGISMMVSGETAVPYGTMMPQLATLQIGNSYISPTYPYYAPPTIIPTMPMTDSEQASTAASPDEAYTQYAHQAAPK, translated from the exons ATGGGTCCCAACGGTACGGTACAGAATCAAAATCAGCAGGGCGGTGAGCAATTGTCAAAAACGAACCTCTATATTCGCGGACTTCAACAAGGGACAACCGATAAGGATTTAGTTAATATGTGTGCACA ATATGGAACAATAATATCAACCAAGGCTATTTTagataaaacaacaaacaaatgtaaag GTTACGGCTTCGTCGACTTCGAGCAGCCAGCGTACGCTGAGGGAGCCGTTAAGGGACTGCAGGCGAAGGGCGTTCAAGCTCAGATGGCCAAAGTGGGTATCTGGGTGCTTCATAGGCCGGCCATT caacaggaacaggatcccacaaatttgtatatagCAAATTTGCCGCCACACTTTAAGGAAACTGATCTGGAGGCAATGCTAGCTAAATATGGTCAAGTGGTTTCCACCAGAATATTGCGAGATCAGCAGATGAACTCAAAGG GTGTTGGATTTGCACGGATGGAAAGCCGTGAGAAATGTGaacaaattattcaaatattcaacGGTAATACAATACCAGGTGCCAAAGATCCGCTATTGGTGAAATTCGCCGATGGTGGTCCCAAAAAGAAGAATCTCTTTAAAACACCTGATCCAAATGCGCGGGCGTGGCGCGAAGTCTCCGCCGAGGGTATACCCGTTACCTATGATCCGAGCATGCAACAAAATGGTGTCAGCGTCAACGTTGGAACACCCATAGGAATGCCATATTCTCGCTTTGGGGCACCCCAAGTCGGTGGGTATCCAGTGGCTGGATCGCAGTGGATACCCGGCTATATGATGACACAACCGATCACTCAGGTAGATGATCAG TATTCCTCATCTGCTCTGCAGTATATGCAAATGGCAGCCGCTCCACAATTGGGTGTCACATCATATAAACCGGATGCTGTTAATCAGGTGCAGCCACGCGGCATCTCGATGATGGTTAGTGGCGAAACGGCTGTGCCTTATGGAACAATGATGCCGCAGTTGGCCACACTGCAGATTGGCAACTCT TATATTAGTCCAACTTATCCATATTACGCACCACCAACTATTATACCAACAATGCCAATGACAGATTCCGAACAGGCTAGCACAGCTGCATCACCCGACGAGGCATACACACAGTATGCACATCAAGCCGCTCCCAAATAG
- the LOC117788200 gene encoding protein alan shepard isoform X5, whose translation MGPNGTVQNQNQQGGEQLSKTNLYIRGLQQGTTDKDLVNMCAQYGTIISTKAILDKTTNKCKGYGFVDFEQPAYAEGAVKGLQAKGVQAQMAKQQEQDPTNLYIANLPPHFKETDLEAMLAKYGQVVSTRILRDQQMNSKGVGFARMESREKCEQIIQIFNGNTIPGAKDPLLVKFADGGPKKKNLFKTPDPNARAWREVSAEGIPVTYDPSMQQNGVSVNVGTPIGMPYSRFGAPQVGGYPVAGSQWIPGYMMTQPITQVDDQYSSSALQYMQMAAAPQLGVTSYKPDAVNQVQPRGISMMVSGETAVPYGTMMPQLATLQIGNSNFSPSLQYISPTYPYYAPPTIIPTMPMTDSEQASTAASPDEAYTQYAHQAAPK comes from the exons ATGGGTCCCAACGGTACGGTACAGAATCAAAATCAGCAGGGCGGTGAGCAATTGTCAAAAACGAACCTCTATATTCGCGGACTTCAACAAGGGACAACCGATAAGGATTTAGTTAATATGTGTGCACA ATATGGAACAATAATATCAACCAAGGCTATTTTagataaaacaacaaacaaatgtaaag GTTACGGCTTCGTCGACTTCGAGCAGCCAGCGTACGCTGAGGGAGCCGTTAAGGGACTGCAGGCGAAGGGCGTTCAAGCTCAGATGGCCAAA caacaggaacaggatcccacaaatttgtatatagCAAATTTGCCGCCACACTTTAAGGAAACTGATCTGGAGGCAATGCTAGCTAAATATGGTCAAGTGGTTTCCACCAGAATATTGCGAGATCAGCAGATGAACTCAAAGG GTGTTGGATTTGCACGGATGGAAAGCCGTGAGAAATGTGaacaaattattcaaatattcaacGGTAATACAATACCAGGTGCCAAAGATCCGCTATTGGTGAAATTCGCCGATGGTGGTCCCAAAAAGAAGAATCTCTTTAAAACACCTGATCCAAATGCGCGGGCGTGGCGCGAAGTCTCCGCCGAGGGTATACCCGTTACCTATGATCCGAGCATGCAACAAAATGGTGTCAGCGTCAACGTTGGAACACCCATAGGAATGCCATATTCTCGCTTTGGGGCACCCCAAGTCGGTGGGTATCCAGTGGCTGGATCGCAGTGGATACCCGGCTATATGATGACACAACCGATCACTCAGGTAGATGATCAG TATTCCTCATCTGCTCTGCAGTATATGCAAATGGCAGCCGCTCCACAATTGGGTGTCACATCATATAAACCGGATGCTGTTAATCAGGTGCAGCCACGCGGCATCTCGATGATGGTTAGTGGCGAAACGGCTGTGCCTTATGGAACAATGATGCCGCAGTTGGCCACACTGCAGATTGGCAACTCT AACTTTTCTCCATCGTTACAGTATATTAGTCCAACTTATCCATATTACGCACCACCAACTATTATACCAACAATGCCAATGACAGATTCCGAACAGGCTAGCACAGCTGCATCACCCGACGAGGCATACACACAGTATGCACATCAAGCCGCTCCCAAATAG
- the LOC117787934 gene encoding protein Asterix, producing the protein MSITVDPRRKEKIVRYKAPKNQGQSGGANEDMMPDYMNILGMIFSMCGLMMKLKWCAWFALYCSCISFSSSRASDDAKQVLSSFMLSVSAVVMSYLQNPAAMTPPWAS; encoded by the exons atgagtaTCACTGTAGATCCACGTCGGAAAGAGAAGATCGTGCGCTATAAGGCACCCAAGAACCAAGGACAAAGCGGTGGTGCCAACGAGGACATGATGCCGGATTATATGAATATTCTGGGCATGATTTTCTCCATGTGTGGCCTGATGATGAAG ctcaaATGGTGCGCCTGGTTTGCTCTTTACTGCTCCTGCATCAGTTTCTCCAGTTCACGCGCCAGTGACGATGCCAAACAG gtGCTCTCCTCCTTCATGTTGAGCGTGAGTGCTGTGGTCATGTCATATTTGCAAAATCCTGCTGCCATGACTCCTCCGTGGGCATCATAA
- the LOC117788200 gene encoding protein alan shepard isoform X7, translated as MGPNGTVQNQNQQGGEQLSKTNLYIRGLQQGTTDKDLVNMCAQYGTIISTKAILDKTTNKCKGYGFVDFEQPAYAEGAVKGLQAKGVQAQMAKVGIWVLHRPAIQQEQDPTNLYIANLPPHFKETDLEAMLAKYGQVVSTRILRDQQMNSKGVGFARMESREKCEQIIQIFNGNTIPGAKDPLLVKFADGGPKKKNLFKTPDPNARAWREVSAEGIPVTYDPSMQQNGVSVNVGTPIGMPYSRFGAPQVGGYPVAGSQWIPGYMMTQPITQVDDQYMQMAAAPQLGVTSYKPDAVNQVQPRGISMMVSGETAVPYGTMMPQLATLQIGNSYISPTYPYYAPPTIIPTMPMTDSEQASTAASPDEAYTQYAHQAAPK; from the exons ATGGGTCCCAACGGTACGGTACAGAATCAAAATCAGCAGGGCGGTGAGCAATTGTCAAAAACGAACCTCTATATTCGCGGACTTCAACAAGGGACAACCGATAAGGATTTAGTTAATATGTGTGCACA ATATGGAACAATAATATCAACCAAGGCTATTTTagataaaacaacaaacaaatgtaaag GTTACGGCTTCGTCGACTTCGAGCAGCCAGCGTACGCTGAGGGAGCCGTTAAGGGACTGCAGGCGAAGGGCGTTCAAGCTCAGATGGCCAAAGTGGGTATCTGGGTGCTTCATAGGCCGGCCATT caacaggaacaggatcccacaaatttgtatatagCAAATTTGCCGCCACACTTTAAGGAAACTGATCTGGAGGCAATGCTAGCTAAATATGGTCAAGTGGTTTCCACCAGAATATTGCGAGATCAGCAGATGAACTCAAAGG GTGTTGGATTTGCACGGATGGAAAGCCGTGAGAAATGTGaacaaattattcaaatattcaacGGTAATACAATACCAGGTGCCAAAGATCCGCTATTGGTGAAATTCGCCGATGGTGGTCCCAAAAAGAAGAATCTCTTTAAAACACCTGATCCAAATGCGCGGGCGTGGCGCGAAGTCTCCGCCGAGGGTATACCCGTTACCTATGATCCGAGCATGCAACAAAATGGTGTCAGCGTCAACGTTGGAACACCCATAGGAATGCCATATTCTCGCTTTGGGGCACCCCAAGTCGGTGGGTATCCAGTGGCTGGATCGCAGTGGATACCCGGCTATATGATGACACAACCGATCACTCAGGTAGATGATCAG TATATGCAAATGGCAGCCGCTCCACAATTGGGTGTCACATCATATAAACCGGATGCTGTTAATCAGGTGCAGCCACGCGGCATCTCGATGATGGTTAGTGGCGAAACGGCTGTGCCTTATGGAACAATGATGCCGCAGTTGGCCACACTGCAGATTGGCAACTCT TATATTAGTCCAACTTATCCATATTACGCACCACCAACTATTATACCAACAATGCCAATGACAGATTCCGAACAGGCTAGCACAGCTGCATCACCCGACGAGGCATACACACAGTATGCACATCAAGCCGCTCCCAAATAG
- the LOC117788200 gene encoding protein alan shepard isoform X6 yields the protein MGPNGTVQNQNQQGGEQLSKTNLYIRGLQQGTTDKDLVNMCAQYGTIISTKAILDKTTNKCYGFVDFEQPAYAEGAVKGLQAKGVQAQMAKQQEQDPTNLYIANLPPHFKETDLEAMLAKYGQVVSTRILRDQQMNSKGVGFARMESREKCEQIIQIFNGNTIPGAKDPLLVKFADGGPKKKNLFKTPDPNARAWREVSAEGIPVTYDPSMQQNGVSVNVGTPIGMPYSRFGAPQVGGYPVAGSQWIPGYMMTQPITQVDDQYSSSALQYMQMAAAPQLGVTSYKPDAVNQVQPRGISMMVSGETAVPYGTMMPQLATLQIGNSNFSPSLQYISPTYPYYAPPTIIPTMPMTDSEQASTAASPDEAYTQYAHQAAPK from the exons ATGGGTCCCAACGGTACGGTACAGAATCAAAATCAGCAGGGCGGTGAGCAATTGTCAAAAACGAACCTCTATATTCGCGGACTTCAACAAGGGACAACCGATAAGGATTTAGTTAATATGTGTGCACA ATATGGAACAATAATATCAACCAAGGCTATTTTagataaaacaacaaacaaat GTTACGGCTTCGTCGACTTCGAGCAGCCAGCGTACGCTGAGGGAGCCGTTAAGGGACTGCAGGCGAAGGGCGTTCAAGCTCAGATGGCCAAA caacaggaacaggatcccacaaatttgtatatagCAAATTTGCCGCCACACTTTAAGGAAACTGATCTGGAGGCAATGCTAGCTAAATATGGTCAAGTGGTTTCCACCAGAATATTGCGAGATCAGCAGATGAACTCAAAGG GTGTTGGATTTGCACGGATGGAAAGCCGTGAGAAATGTGaacaaattattcaaatattcaacGGTAATACAATACCAGGTGCCAAAGATCCGCTATTGGTGAAATTCGCCGATGGTGGTCCCAAAAAGAAGAATCTCTTTAAAACACCTGATCCAAATGCGCGGGCGTGGCGCGAAGTCTCCGCCGAGGGTATACCCGTTACCTATGATCCGAGCATGCAACAAAATGGTGTCAGCGTCAACGTTGGAACACCCATAGGAATGCCATATTCTCGCTTTGGGGCACCCCAAGTCGGTGGGTATCCAGTGGCTGGATCGCAGTGGATACCCGGCTATATGATGACACAACCGATCACTCAGGTAGATGATCAG TATTCCTCATCTGCTCTGCAGTATATGCAAATGGCAGCCGCTCCACAATTGGGTGTCACATCATATAAACCGGATGCTGTTAATCAGGTGCAGCCACGCGGCATCTCGATGATGGTTAGTGGCGAAACGGCTGTGCCTTATGGAACAATGATGCCGCAGTTGGCCACACTGCAGATTGGCAACTCT AACTTTTCTCCATCGTTACAGTATATTAGTCCAACTTATCCATATTACGCACCACCAACTATTATACCAACAATGCCAATGACAGATTCCGAACAGGCTAGCACAGCTGCATCACCCGACGAGGCATACACACAGTATGCACATCAAGCCGCTCCCAAATAG
- the LOC117788200 gene encoding protein alan shepard isoform X2, whose product MGPNGTVQNQNQQGGEQLSKTNLYIRGLQQGTTDKDLVNMCAQYGTIISTKAILDKTTNKCYGFVDFEQPAYAEGAVKGLQAKGVQAQMAKVGIWVLHRPAIQQEQDPTNLYIANLPPHFKETDLEAMLAKYGQVVSTRILRDQQMNSKGVGFARMESREKCEQIIQIFNGNTIPGAKDPLLVKFADGGPKKKNLFKTPDPNARAWREVSAEGIPVTYDPSMQQNGVSVNVGTPIGMPYSRFGAPQVGGYPVAGSQWIPGYMMTQPITQVDDQYSSSALQYMQMAAAPQLGVTSYKPDAVNQVQPRGISMMVSGETAVPYGTMMPQLATLQIGNSNFSPSLQYISPTYPYYAPPTIIPTMPMTDSEQASTAASPDEAYTQYAHQAAPK is encoded by the exons ATGGGTCCCAACGGTACGGTACAGAATCAAAATCAGCAGGGCGGTGAGCAATTGTCAAAAACGAACCTCTATATTCGCGGACTTCAACAAGGGACAACCGATAAGGATTTAGTTAATATGTGTGCACA ATATGGAACAATAATATCAACCAAGGCTATTTTagataaaacaacaaacaaat GTTACGGCTTCGTCGACTTCGAGCAGCCAGCGTACGCTGAGGGAGCCGTTAAGGGACTGCAGGCGAAGGGCGTTCAAGCTCAGATGGCCAAAGTGGGTATCTGGGTGCTTCATAGGCCGGCCATT caacaggaacaggatcccacaaatttgtatatagCAAATTTGCCGCCACACTTTAAGGAAACTGATCTGGAGGCAATGCTAGCTAAATATGGTCAAGTGGTTTCCACCAGAATATTGCGAGATCAGCAGATGAACTCAAAGG GTGTTGGATTTGCACGGATGGAAAGCCGTGAGAAATGTGaacaaattattcaaatattcaacGGTAATACAATACCAGGTGCCAAAGATCCGCTATTGGTGAAATTCGCCGATGGTGGTCCCAAAAAGAAGAATCTCTTTAAAACACCTGATCCAAATGCGCGGGCGTGGCGCGAAGTCTCCGCCGAGGGTATACCCGTTACCTATGATCCGAGCATGCAACAAAATGGTGTCAGCGTCAACGTTGGAACACCCATAGGAATGCCATATTCTCGCTTTGGGGCACCCCAAGTCGGTGGGTATCCAGTGGCTGGATCGCAGTGGATACCCGGCTATATGATGACACAACCGATCACTCAGGTAGATGATCAG TATTCCTCATCTGCTCTGCAGTATATGCAAATGGCAGCCGCTCCACAATTGGGTGTCACATCATATAAACCGGATGCTGTTAATCAGGTGCAGCCACGCGGCATCTCGATGATGGTTAGTGGCGAAACGGCTGTGCCTTATGGAACAATGATGCCGCAGTTGGCCACACTGCAGATTGGCAACTCT AACTTTTCTCCATCGTTACAGTATATTAGTCCAACTTATCCATATTACGCACCACCAACTATTATACCAACAATGCCAATGACAGATTCCGAACAGGCTAGCACAGCTGCATCACCCGACGAGGCATACACACAGTATGCACATCAAGCCGCTCCCAAATAG
- the LOC117787933 gene encoding ubiquitin thioesterase OTU1 — translation MTGSFSVKLKSKKGQFIVNDLNESTTLAELKRRIAQVTQIKEPQLHVLVGYPPRPLNLTEEEQQQRNIIAAGINRGETLIVEERAGGEASASSIADDEALARRLQAEEDAEHLRQVATTANGEVLPDIDIAPIPPPPVSTAPAPLEAGPNGDFNGILLKKVVPADNSCLFTSIRFVLNGKVDNEGSEMMRHIIAQEVAADPQQYNDAVLGKSNAEYCTWIQKADSWGGAIEVSILSNYYGIEIDVVDIQNAIINRFGEDKNFGLRVFLLFDGIHYDPLYMETTQSTAPATIFPVEELAVYQQAEQLANEAKSSRQFTNVDKFNLRCLQCDLMLVGQAQAQQHAKATGHANFGEI, via the coding sequence ATGACTGGTTCATTTAGTGTGAAGCTGAAATCGAAAAAAGGTCAATTCATAGTGAATGACCTTAACGAGAGCACAACTTTGGCGGAGCTGAAAAGGCGGATAGCGCAGGTGACGCAAATCAAGGAGCCACAGCTGCATGTGCTTGTGGGCTATCCACCACGGCCGCTGAATCTCACcgaggaggagcagcagcagcgaaatATAATCGCCGCTGGCATTAACAGAGGAGAGACGCTGATTGTGGAAGAGAGAGCAGGAGGGGAAGCGTCAGCGTCAAGCATTGCGGATGACGAAGCCCTGGCGCGTCGTCTGCAGGCCGAGGAAGATGCCGAACATTTGCGTCAGGTGGCAACCACAGCCAATGGCGAAGTGCTGCCTGATATCGATATTGCACCCATCCCTCCTCCCCCTGTGTCCACCGCACCCGCACCCCTGGAAGCAGGCCCCAATGGTGACTTCAATGGCATACTGCTGAAAAAGGTGGTGCCGGCGGATAACTCGTGTTTGTTTACAAGCATACGCTTCGTGCTGAATGGCAAAGTGGACAACGAGGGCAGCGAAATGATGCGCCATATAATTGCCCAGGAAGTGGCTGCCGATCCGCAGCAATATAATGATGCTGTGCTGGGTAAGTCGAATGCCGAATACTGCACCTGGATACAAAAGGCCGATTCCTGGGGTGGCGCCATCGAGGTATCGATACTGTCCAACTACTATGGCATCGAAATTGATGTGGTCGACATACAAAACGCCATCATCAATCGCTTCGGCGAGGACAAGAACTTTGGCCTGCGTGTGTTCCTACTCTTCGATGGCATCCACTACGATCCACTCTACATGGAGACCACACAGAGCACGGCACCAGCTACCATATTTCCCGTGGAGGAACTGGCCGTCTATCAGCAGGCAGAGCAGCTGGCAAATGAAGCCAAATCATCGCGCCAATTCACCAATGTGGATAAATTCAATCTACGCTGTCTGCAGTGCGATCTGATGCTGGTGGGTCAGGCACAGGCTCAACAGCACGCCAAGGCAACCGGACACGCCAATTTCGGGGAGATTTAA
- the LOC117788200 gene encoding protein alan shepard isoform X3 yields MGPNGTVQNQNQQGGEQLSKTNLYIRGLQQGTTDKDLVNMCAQYGTIISTKAILDKTTNKCKGYGFVDFEQPAYAEGAVKGLQAKGVQAQMAKVGIWVLHRPAIQQEQDPTNLYIANLPPHFKETDLEAMLAKYGQVVSTRILRDQQMNSKGVGFARMESREKCEQIIQIFNGNTIPGAKDPLLVKFADGGPKKKNLFKTPDPNARAWREVSAEGIPVTYDPSMQQNGVSVNVGTPIGMPYSRFGAPQVGGYPVAGSQWIPGYMMTQPITQVDDQYMQMAAAPQLGVTSYKPDAVNQVQPRGISMMVSGETAVPYGTMMPQLATLQIGNSNFSPSLQYISPTYPYYAPPTIIPTMPMTDSEQASTAASPDEAYTQYAHQAAPK; encoded by the exons ATGGGTCCCAACGGTACGGTACAGAATCAAAATCAGCAGGGCGGTGAGCAATTGTCAAAAACGAACCTCTATATTCGCGGACTTCAACAAGGGACAACCGATAAGGATTTAGTTAATATGTGTGCACA ATATGGAACAATAATATCAACCAAGGCTATTTTagataaaacaacaaacaaatgtaaag GTTACGGCTTCGTCGACTTCGAGCAGCCAGCGTACGCTGAGGGAGCCGTTAAGGGACTGCAGGCGAAGGGCGTTCAAGCTCAGATGGCCAAAGTGGGTATCTGGGTGCTTCATAGGCCGGCCATT caacaggaacaggatcccacaaatttgtatatagCAAATTTGCCGCCACACTTTAAGGAAACTGATCTGGAGGCAATGCTAGCTAAATATGGTCAAGTGGTTTCCACCAGAATATTGCGAGATCAGCAGATGAACTCAAAGG GTGTTGGATTTGCACGGATGGAAAGCCGTGAGAAATGTGaacaaattattcaaatattcaacGGTAATACAATACCAGGTGCCAAAGATCCGCTATTGGTGAAATTCGCCGATGGTGGTCCCAAAAAGAAGAATCTCTTTAAAACACCTGATCCAAATGCGCGGGCGTGGCGCGAAGTCTCCGCCGAGGGTATACCCGTTACCTATGATCCGAGCATGCAACAAAATGGTGTCAGCGTCAACGTTGGAACACCCATAGGAATGCCATATTCTCGCTTTGGGGCACCCCAAGTCGGTGGGTATCCAGTGGCTGGATCGCAGTGGATACCCGGCTATATGATGACACAACCGATCACTCAGGTAGATGATCAG TATATGCAAATGGCAGCCGCTCCACAATTGGGTGTCACATCATATAAACCGGATGCTGTTAATCAGGTGCAGCCACGCGGCATCTCGATGATGGTTAGTGGCGAAACGGCTGTGCCTTATGGAACAATGATGCCGCAGTTGGCCACACTGCAGATTGGCAACTCT AACTTTTCTCCATCGTTACAGTATATTAGTCCAACTTATCCATATTACGCACCACCAACTATTATACCAACAATGCCAATGACAGATTCCGAACAGGCTAGCACAGCTGCATCACCCGACGAGGCATACACACAGTATGCACATCAAGCCGCTCCCAAATAG
- the LOC117788200 gene encoding protein alan shepard isoform X1 — protein sequence MGPNGTVQNQNQQGGEQLSKTNLYIRGLQQGTTDKDLVNMCAQYGTIISTKAILDKTTNKCKGYGFVDFEQPAYAEGAVKGLQAKGVQAQMAKVGIWVLHRPAIQQEQDPTNLYIANLPPHFKETDLEAMLAKYGQVVSTRILRDQQMNSKGVGFARMESREKCEQIIQIFNGNTIPGAKDPLLVKFADGGPKKKNLFKTPDPNARAWREVSAEGIPVTYDPSMQQNGVSVNVGTPIGMPYSRFGAPQVGGYPVAGSQWIPGYMMTQPITQVDDQYSSSALQYMQMAAAPQLGVTSYKPDAVNQVQPRGISMMVSGETAVPYGTMMPQLATLQIGNSNFSPSLQYISPTYPYYAPPTIIPTMPMTDSEQASTAASPDEAYTQYAHQAAPK from the exons ATGGGTCCCAACGGTACGGTACAGAATCAAAATCAGCAGGGCGGTGAGCAATTGTCAAAAACGAACCTCTATATTCGCGGACTTCAACAAGGGACAACCGATAAGGATTTAGTTAATATGTGTGCACA ATATGGAACAATAATATCAACCAAGGCTATTTTagataaaacaacaaacaaatgtaaag GTTACGGCTTCGTCGACTTCGAGCAGCCAGCGTACGCTGAGGGAGCCGTTAAGGGACTGCAGGCGAAGGGCGTTCAAGCTCAGATGGCCAAAGTGGGTATCTGGGTGCTTCATAGGCCGGCCATT caacaggaacaggatcccacaaatttgtatatagCAAATTTGCCGCCACACTTTAAGGAAACTGATCTGGAGGCAATGCTAGCTAAATATGGTCAAGTGGTTTCCACCAGAATATTGCGAGATCAGCAGATGAACTCAAAGG GTGTTGGATTTGCACGGATGGAAAGCCGTGAGAAATGTGaacaaattattcaaatattcaacGGTAATACAATACCAGGTGCCAAAGATCCGCTATTGGTGAAATTCGCCGATGGTGGTCCCAAAAAGAAGAATCTCTTTAAAACACCTGATCCAAATGCGCGGGCGTGGCGCGAAGTCTCCGCCGAGGGTATACCCGTTACCTATGATCCGAGCATGCAACAAAATGGTGTCAGCGTCAACGTTGGAACACCCATAGGAATGCCATATTCTCGCTTTGGGGCACCCCAAGTCGGTGGGTATCCAGTGGCTGGATCGCAGTGGATACCCGGCTATATGATGACACAACCGATCACTCAGGTAGATGATCAG TATTCCTCATCTGCTCTGCAGTATATGCAAATGGCAGCCGCTCCACAATTGGGTGTCACATCATATAAACCGGATGCTGTTAATCAGGTGCAGCCACGCGGCATCTCGATGATGGTTAGTGGCGAAACGGCTGTGCCTTATGGAACAATGATGCCGCAGTTGGCCACACTGCAGATTGGCAACTCT AACTTTTCTCCATCGTTACAGTATATTAGTCCAACTTATCCATATTACGCACCACCAACTATTATACCAACAATGCCAATGACAGATTCCGAACAGGCTAGCACAGCTGCATCACCCGACGAGGCATACACACAGTATGCACATCAAGCCGCTCCCAAATAG
- the LOC117788200 gene encoding protein alan shepard isoform X9, with the protein MGPNGTVQNQNQQGGEQLSKTNLYIRGLQQGTTDKDLVNMCAQYGTIISTKAILDKTTNKCKGYGFVDFEQPAYAEGAVKGLQAKGVQAQMAKVGIWVLHRPAIQQEQDPTNLYIANLPPHFKETDLEAMLAKYGQVVSTRILRDQQMNSKGVGFARMESREKCEQIIQIFNGNTIPGAKDPLLVKFADGGPKKKNLFKTPDPNARAWREVSAEGIPVTYDPSMQQNGVSVNVGTPIGMPYSRFGAPQVGGYPVAGSQWIPGYMMTQPITQVDDQYSSSALQYMQMAAAPQLGVTSYKPDAVNQVQPRGISMMVSGETAVPYGTMMPQLATLQIGNSYSY; encoded by the exons ATGGGTCCCAACGGTACGGTACAGAATCAAAATCAGCAGGGCGGTGAGCAATTGTCAAAAACGAACCTCTATATTCGCGGACTTCAACAAGGGACAACCGATAAGGATTTAGTTAATATGTGTGCACA ATATGGAACAATAATATCAACCAAGGCTATTTTagataaaacaacaaacaaatgtaaag GTTACGGCTTCGTCGACTTCGAGCAGCCAGCGTACGCTGAGGGAGCCGTTAAGGGACTGCAGGCGAAGGGCGTTCAAGCTCAGATGGCCAAAGTGGGTATCTGGGTGCTTCATAGGCCGGCCATT caacaggaacaggatcccacaaatttgtatatagCAAATTTGCCGCCACACTTTAAGGAAACTGATCTGGAGGCAATGCTAGCTAAATATGGTCAAGTGGTTTCCACCAGAATATTGCGAGATCAGCAGATGAACTCAAAGG GTGTTGGATTTGCACGGATGGAAAGCCGTGAGAAATGTGaacaaattattcaaatattcaacGGTAATACAATACCAGGTGCCAAAGATCCGCTATTGGTGAAATTCGCCGATGGTGGTCCCAAAAAGAAGAATCTCTTTAAAACACCTGATCCAAATGCGCGGGCGTGGCGCGAAGTCTCCGCCGAGGGTATACCCGTTACCTATGATCCGAGCATGCAACAAAATGGTGTCAGCGTCAACGTTGGAACACCCATAGGAATGCCATATTCTCGCTTTGGGGCACCCCAAGTCGGTGGGTATCCAGTGGCTGGATCGCAGTGGATACCCGGCTATATGATGACACAACCGATCACTCAGGTAGATGATCAG TATTCCTCATCTGCTCTGCAGTATATGCAAATGGCAGCCGCTCCACAATTGGGTGTCACATCATATAAACCGGATGCTGTTAATCAGGTGCAGCCACGCGGCATCTCGATGATGGTTAGTGGCGAAACGGCTGTGCCTTATGGAACAATGATGCCGCAGTTGGCCACACTGCAGATTGGCAACTCT TATAGTTACTAA